tgaatTATATGCCAATAAGAGAATATAGAACtttaattcttcaaaacaaattcaaattatatatttattgtaaaaaCATTTCTACTGTTTTCCTATGTAAACAATTGATATAACTAATTAAATTGGtaatgattgaaaaaacaaaataattaacgATTTGGAAGAATTTTAGAAAGTGAATGATTTtatgtttagttattttttagacgtgagtaattttaattttaaatacttcAGGTTTTGCTTACCTTTCTAATTTTGAgtacttattttatattaaaggtGACTCCTTTACGAGCAAACATAGCCTAGCGGTAGTTTATTTGGTTGTTATGTAATGAAACAAATTTACCTTTCATTATGTATTTACTATTTACTAATCACGCTTTCTTAGTAAGGTAAATAAGCTAGAAATTTAAAGTCGTTTCTGACACTAGAAAACTTCTTCCAAGTTTCAAATACTAGTGAAAtcctatttaaataaataattacaatgatatttaaaaaaatcatctaattgcatttttttaaaataaaattagagctttttatggtattatttttaaatttttaattatatgaaaccaatataaataattgttcaaaaaaattgcacataaatattcaaagagattaaaatatatattttgttttattacgtcgatcttttatattattgttcTTTAATACTTGCAtaaaaataacccaaatattattattttttttttcttatttgaaaattgttttacaaaaaccattttttttggataaaaaaagtttttttctttaaaatagaaaaagaataaacCGTTttcaattatcttaatttttattagaagtGATGTAAAATgacgttgaatttttttttttttattattatcaatgatTAAAGATATTTTCGACCAACTTGAATGTTAACTAGAACTAGATTTCCTCTCTAAAcgattttaaagatattatataTAGTTAACCAGATGCATCAAGAGGAATTTGACAAATTCTCTTGAGAGATAATCGTGAGATTTGAACttagtgtttattttaaatagcaGAACGACCAGAGtcttatatgattttaaattttttattttaaattattttttttataattttaaactatgatatattgatgttaaaaataaaatttttaaaataaataaaaatattatcttaatatattttcaaataaaaaaacattttaaaaatcattatttaccactatatcaagaaaagaaagcaagCTTTACCACCATCATGCCACCCTTTTAGGgttatatcttcttcttcttcttaattcaaGCAATTATGAATTGTCCATATCTGTATGATAGttaactttccaaaaaaaaaaaaaaaaaaccaactaaatTCACTAATGATATCTTCTTGCTCCAAaactaattttcttatttatgtagcaacctttttgttttttcatttattatgcaATTCCTGTGTATAAAATGCTTTACAAAATCGTAAATACAcaacttcttttttcatttattatgcaATTCCTGTTATAAATTAATCATTCTCTTCAGAGAGGGTATTCGATTTCCAAACTTGTTCTGTTCTCTCTCCACATCCTCTCTCCTTTGTTATGTGTCATGGCATCAACCAAGCCAGTAAGTGTACTCGAGATCTGCCATGTTAGTCCTTCCTCTACCTCACCCGAGTCAAGCACCGAACTATCTCTGCCTCTCATCTTCTCTGAtatcttcaacctcaaattcCCTCCAGTTCAAGGCATCTTTTTCTATAAACTCGCCGAGTTAACCCCTACTTTCTTTAACTCCGTAATTCTTCCCAAGGTCAAGCACTCACTCTCTTTAACTCTTTCCCACTTCCGTCCTCTTGCCGGTAACCTCACCTGGCCTCCAAATTCCATCAAACCCATCATCACGTACAATACTCCAGATGATGGTATTAAACTTACAGTTGCCGAGTCCAGTGCAGACTTTGACCATCTCTGTAGTGAAGTGCATGATGCTATTGAGTCACTTCCTTATGTGCCAAGTGTATCAATATCTGATACTATAGCATGTACACTTGCTATTCAGATCACTTTATTTCCAAATAAAGGTTTTTGCATCGGCCACACCACTAACCATGCTGTTCTTGATGGCTTGAGCGCATCCTTCTTCATGAATGCATGGGCTCGCATTTGCAAACAGTTAGTCgatgaaaatattgaaaacccTAGCTTGTTACCGGAAGAAGTAACCCCGTTTTTCAATCGAACAGCTGTTCAGGATCCAGAAGGGTTAGACATGTGGTACTTGAAATTCTGGCTGGGAGTGAAATCTCCAGGTTCTGATAACAATCCTAGGAGTTTGAAGCCTTTTCCGCTTTCAGAAATACCACCAAACTTGGTAAGGTCAACGTTCGAACTTTCTCGTGAAGACATACAGAAGCTTCGGAAAACGATAAACTCTCAACTTGATAAGCTTGGATCTAAAGAGGAAGCAAATCAAACAAAGCCAATATATTTGTCGACTTACGTGCTTGTATTTGCATATACAATGGTTTGCATGCTTGAAGCAAAAGGCGCCGTAAATAGCAATGATAAGATTAAGATTGTGATTCCGGTAGACTGTAGAGCCCGTTTAAACCCTCCATTACCTAAGAATTATATTGGTAATTGTGTTAGCTCCTTTGATGTGGTTGTGGAAAGAGAAGATCTCATGAAAGAGAATGGTGTTGCGTATGTTGCGAAGAGGCTTACTGAGATGATAAAAGGATTAGAGAATAGATCAGTCCTCGAGGGAGCAAAGGAGAGGATACCATACACTGATTGGGAGAAATTTACTCAAACGGTTCGAGCTGTTGGGACAAACCGATTTGGGATGTATGGGGCAGATTTTGGATGGGGGAAGCCAAGCAATGTGGAGGTTACGACAATAGCTAGAACTGGTGCCTTTTCTATTATGGAGAGCAAAGATGAAGGTGGTGGAGTTGAAGTTGGTTTAGTGTTGAAGGAGCATGAGATGAAACTATTCGGTTCTCTATTTACCAGAGTTAAGATTTCTCAGTCTACATGTTAGACGGTTGTCAGTGGTTTCTTACCACTTAGTCAATGAATCCCTATTGCTAAGGGATATTGTTTCACTGAATTAGTCGTACCATGTTACTCTTTGGTTTCAGTTTAGGCTATATAATAGCCAAGTTTGTTCAATAGAACAAGAGATTTCTCCCAGCTGCATTATATATCTTCTTCATAAGTTTTTCTGTTCTTAATAACCAGTGGCCTTAAAATGTGAACTGTAATCGTGTATACCTCTCTAAGACATGcttatactcttttttttttcctctaatatTTATGCCGTGCTTCAATTTTTAAGACTTTTGGAGttattaatgtaattttatttgctGCTTGTTGTGGAAATCTGATTATCTATTACGTACTAAGATAAGGTGTTGAATATTACAACATGGCAGGGCAGAAGATTCACTACAATATTTAAGAGTTTTATGTACCGTTATTTTTTTGTCGGTGTATGATTACCATTCTGTTGGTAAAAGTTTTACTAACAATGTCACCAACATAATTCTAATACTGTTATATTGTacatttcctttctttattcACTAATATTCCATCAAATTTGTAGGATCAATCTGCTTCTgtccaattttttcttcttcttttttagccATTACCCGCGGCATCACATGGGTTTTTGTACTCGTTCCGTCGCAACAATAGCCTTTGGCGACCATACTCTCGTGGCCAGAAACTCATTTTATCATGGGATTCTGTACTGATTTTCTTCGCTCacgaaagaagaaaagaaagcaacagCCAACAGACATGTTCCCAACTAAAAAACAGATTAGGCCCTTGGATATGAAGGCCCAAATAAAAGGTTTTGAGCTAAACAGATTCTGCCACTACCAGGGCCTGTTCTCTCTAAAGAACTAAGAGCGAAAATTGAAGCAGGGCCTGTTTTGTTTATCTAATCTACCGAGTAAATCTCTAAATATTTCTCAGCTAGTTTAGTTCacatttcttgttttaattcacCAATAAAAGCTTATTGTTTTCGTTAAATAATTTGCTTGTTTCACCTAAAACATCAATCACATGTAATATGTTAGTTTTATTTCGTAGGTTTTGATATGtgcagtttttatttatttatttgacagTAAGAATATACTTGGATCGATTAGCTTGTACGTAAACCAAGATTAAATTCTTTCTTGagaaatatcttgatctacttCTCCTTCTCAACTTTTCAAgatacatatttatatttaatcttctttatttaacaattattgCATGTCAATCAAACAAACCTAGCAGAAATTATGGTTGTTTTACCAACTCTTGTCCTGTCAGAGCTGGAGGGGCTTTGGTAGTGTCTCCATTAGTAAGCCTAAAATTAACACCTTGAAATTACCTTACCATTTTAACCTCTGCGtactttttattcataaaagtCTAGTTTTGCCTACAAGAAACACTCCATTAGATCTACACAAATCATCCCTACAGACATTGGAGAGTTTTCATAGACAAAtctttatgttttcttgatgcAAACAACTCTCTTTTCAGCTTAAGTTTGATATTTATGCAATGTTTCCATAGATCAACAAGTTTTTAAACATTTTCTTTCCATCTTATTTTTCAGCTTCAAATTATGAACTGGTGttctctaaaaacaaattaacatataTTAGGTGAAGTAAAGAGTTGACAGTTTGATGCAACagtaaaagtaatttttttattttgctatgaTATATTAATAATCTAATGcacaataatattataagtaaaaaataataaattaatacatgttatttttagatattttagtaGCAACattacttttgaaaataattttaattaaatatctttgaacaattctttatttaataacaatctTAATCATAGTACTTTATGGTCATACCTATAATTCAACCATGGCAAAACCTGGTCTTGTACTACGTGAAAGTAATAATCGAGGAGAacgacatttgtttttattttttaattttatagtgcTAAttttaaccatagttttgaaatttagcttggtttttgGGACTGGAATCaaactagttttaaaaaaaaaatatgaaaagaaaaaactcaggGTGATCTGGTTGACCTGACAACTCGATTAACCTGACAAGACCcgatcaaaaacccggttgtaacccgttgattttttttttactaaaacgacgttgttttaatttaaaaaaaacagaattgacCCGGACGATCCAGTAACCCAATCAAAACCTGAAATCTGGACCTTGAAACAGGCTGGATTTAAAACTATGATCTTTAACATCACCTTTGCTTTTGGATTTCTACATTAACGTAGGCACAATCTCTAACTTAATGTGTCTATGAGACAAGATTTTTAACAAAGATTGAATGATTTTGAcgtatttaattttaagatttttgaatTATATGCCATGTAGTATAGGAGAATATAGAACtttaattcttcaaaaaaaaattcaaaaagtcgTTTCTGAAACTAGAAAACTTCTTCCAAGTTCCAAATACTAGTGaaattctatttaaataaataattacaataatattaaaaaacatcatctattatgttgtgttttttaaataaaattagagctttttatgatattatttttaaattcttaataattatatatgaaaccAATATACATAATTGTTCaaaaaaattgcatataaatattcaaagagattaaaatatatattttattttattagttcgatcttttatattatttttctttaatagtcgcataaaaataatcaaaatatttttttttcttatttgaaaattgttttacaaaaaccattttttttttttataaaataacttgttttctttaaaatagaaaatgaataaaCCGTTTTCAAATATCTTAACTTTTATTACAAGTGGTGTAAAATGAcgttgaattattattttttattattctcaatGATTAATGATATTTTCGGACCAATTTGAATGTTAACTACAACTAGATTTCCTCTCTAAACGATTTTAAAGATAGTATATATATTGCTAATGCATCAAGAGGAATTTGACAAATTCTCTCTATCTCAAGATTTGAACTCTGTATCTGTTTGGAGATAGCAGTGCAACTAGttttatgagattttaaaatttttttttattttaaattaatatttttttataattttaaattattttgatatattaatgttagaaataaattttttaagataaaaaaaatattattttaatatatttccatacaaaatataattttaaaaacatatatacttTACCACTATGTAAAGGAAGGAAAGCAACCTCCACCATCATGCCAACCTTTTAGGgttatatcttcttcttcttctactactaGTGCTTCTTTCTTGTGTATAAAATGCTTTACAAAATCGTAAACACATAACTTCAACTTTATGTATTGATTTtcctctttaaaaaattaaaggtactTTATTTCATAAGGTTTCtttatgttataaattaatCGTTCTCTTCAGAGAGGGTATTCGATTTCCAAACTTGTTCTGTTCTCTCTCTACATCCATCTCTCCTTTGTTAAGTGTCATGGCATCAACCAAGCCAGTAAATGTACTCGAGATCTGCCACGTTAGTCCGTCTTCTACCTCACCCGAGTCAAGCACCGAGCTATATCTGCCTCTAATCTTCTCTGAtatcttcaacctcaaattcCCTCCGGTTCAAGGCATCTTTTTCTATAAACTCACTGAGTTAACCCCTACTTTCTTTAACTCCGTAATTCTTCCCAAGGTCAAGCACTCACTCTCTTTAACTCTTTCCCACTTCCGTCCTCTTGCCGGTAACCTCACATGGCCTGCAAATTCCATCAAACCCGTCATTACGTACAATACTCCAGATGATGGTATTAAACTTACAGTTGCCGAGTCCAGTGCAGACTTTGACCATCTCTGTAGTGAAGTGCATGATGCTATTGAGTCACATCATTATGTGCCAAGTGTATCAATATCTGATACTATAGCATCTACACTTGCTATTCAGATCACTTTATTTCCAAATAAAGGTTTTTGCATCGGCCACACCACTAACCATGCTGTTCTTGATGGCTTGAGCGCATCCTTTTTCATGAATGCATGGGCTCGCATTTGCAGACAGTTAGTCGATGAAAAAATGGAAATCCCTAGCTTGTTACCGGAAGAACTAACCCCGTTTTTCAATCGAACAGTTTTTCAGGATCCTGAAGGGCTAGACATGTGGTACTTGAATTTCTGGCTGGGAGTAAAACTTCCAGGTTCCGATGACAATACTAGAAGTTTGAAGCCTTTTCCATTTCCAGAAACTCCACCAAACCTGGTAAGAACAACGTTCGAACTCTCTCGTGAAGATATACAGCAGCTTCGGGAAACGGTAAAGTCTCAACTGGATAATTTTGGATCCAAAGaggaaacaaatcaaacaaagcCAATATATTTGTCGACTTATGTGCTTGTATATGCATATACGTTGGTTTGCATGCTTGAAGCAAAAGGCTTAAATAGCAATGATAAGATTAAAATCTTGATTACGGTAGACTGTAGACCCCGTTTAAACCCTCCATTACCTAAGAATTATATTGGTAATTGTGTTAGCTCCTTTGATGTGGTTGTGGAAGGAGAAGATCTAATGAAAGAGAATGGGGTTGCGTATGTTGCGAAGAGGCTTACTGAGATGATAAAAGGATTAGAGAATAGATCAGTTTTTGAGGGTGCAAAGGAGAGGTTACCATACAATGACTGGGAACCAGATATTCGACAGGTTCGAGCTGCTGGGACAAACCGATTTGGGATGTATGGGGCAGATTTTGGATGGGGGAAGCCAAGCAATGTGGAGGTTACGACCATAGATAGATTGGATGCCTTTTCTATTATGGAGAGCAAAGACGAAAGTGGTGGAGTTGAAGTTGGTTTAGTCTTGAAGGAGCATGAAATGAAACTATTCGGTTCTCTATTTGCCAGTGGCCTTCGAATGTAAACGGTAATCTTGTGCCTCACTAGGACATGCCTctaccagtttttttttttttttaatgtatgctGTGCTTTAATTTCTTGGACTTTTGGAGTTATTTATGTAATGCTATTTGCTTGTGCTTGTGAAATTTTGATTATCTTTTGCTAAAGCTACGtttataataactttttataaatTCTCTTCCAGTAAATTATTTCCATAAATTCtaccaaaattatatatatatatatatcacacaaatgtttttaaaaatttacactactaaaaaatgtattaattagCAACTGATTACTCTGTTGTAGATAATactaaaatccgttgctaaaacaatttagcaacggaatcagCAACGGAAAAAATCCGATGCAGAtttgtcgttgctgatttttgaGCAACGGATTTGTCCGTTGCTGATTCTGCAGCAACGAAAAATCCATTGCTGACAATCAACAACGGAGTTTCCGTTGCTAAAATGAGCAACGGATTTTCCATTGCTGATTTGTTAGCATCGGAAAAATCCGTTGTTGTTTCACGAAaccagcaacggattttccgttgctgattgatgaattatttacaattagcaacggattctccgttgctgaatatattatttttattaaattaattatttttatttatcaaaatgaattttaatttgtttaattaattatttatagatattttaaaagttgtagcatatatataaccaacataaattaatattaaaaataaatgtatcactaataaaaaaatggaatagaaataatattcatattatgaaaatttatttaaacttgcattaatacaaataagtcgaaatacaataaaaacaaacaacaaaagatacaaTCATGGTGCTGGTTGCGGAGACGAACCATGATACTGTGGATCGACACAAGATGAATCAGGATATAGTGGTCGAGGTGTAGGTCGATAAATTGGTTGAGATGTGGGACCTATATGTGTCATTATCTGGGGAGCCATAGGTGGTGGCATTGATGGGGCCAAAGGTGATGGCATACCTTGGCCAATATTTGATGTCCCACCATGGTATCCAAGATTGTTCACAagatattctttcatggaatccatctgccgtttcatttcaagaataaaatcttcttttttctttatcttctcttttttattctttatctcCTTTTGTAATGCCCGATACGATGAACTAGGATATGATGACTCCACCGAGTAGGAATGTGATGAAGAGCTTGTACTAACTATAGATTTTGGCATACGAGGTGCACCATATACCCTACCCTTTGTAAC
The DNA window shown above is from Populus trichocarpa isolate Nisqually-1 chromosome 4, P.trichocarpa_v4.1, whole genome shotgun sequence and carries:
- the LOC7477443 gene encoding phenolic glucoside malonyltransferase 1 isoform X3, with translation MASTKPVSVLEICHVSPSSTSPESSTELSLPLIFSDIFNLKFPPVQGIFFYKLAELTPTFFNSVILPKVKHSLSLTLSHFRPLAGNLTWPANSIKPVITYNTPDDGIKLTVAESSADFDHLCSEVHDAIESHHYVPSVSISDTIASTLAIQITLFPNKGFCIGHTTNHAVLDGLSASFFMNAWARICRQLVDEKMEIPSLLPEELTPFFNRTVFQDPEGLDMWYLNFWLGVKLPGSDDNTRSLKPFPFPETPPNLVRTTFELSREDIQQLRETVKSQLDNFGSKEETNQTKPIYLSTYVLVYAYTLVCMLEAKGLNSNDKIKILITVDCRPRLNPPLPKNYIGNCVSSFDVVVEGEDLMKENGVAYVAKRLTEMIKGLENRSVFEGAKERLPYNDWEPDIRQVRAAGTNRFGMYGADFGWGKPSNVEVTTIDRLDAFSIMESKDESGGVEVGLVLKEHEMKLFGSLFASGLRM
- the LOC112327173 gene encoding uncharacterized protein LOC112327173 — protein: MCRDELFKEFKQEEAGGKEPPWDDVFSALHQSTKQSGNFIDNKSKKVVENYKIEMISKYGTNRENHPSFDGAACCVASGGVTKGRVYGAPRMPKSIVSTSSSSHSYSVESSYPSSSYRALQKEIKNKKEKIKKKEDFILEMKRQMDSMKEYLVNNLGYHGGTSNIGQGMPSPLAPSMPPPMAPQIMTHIGPTSQPIYRPTPRPLYPDSSCVDPQYHGSSPQPAP